A genome region from Pseudomonas sp. N3-W includes the following:
- a CDS encoding MurR/RpiR family transcriptional regulator, which produces MRNLLEQIQNRLEDLNKAERKVAEVILLNPQQATRFSIAALAQASKVSEPTVNRFCRSFGVSGYPELKLQLAQSLASGAAYVSRAVEADDNPEAYTQKIFGSAIASLDSACQALDPNLISRAVDLLIQARQIHFFGLGASAPVALDAQHKFFRFNLAVTAHADVLMQRMIASVAHTGELFVIISYTGRTRELVEVARIARENGASVLGLTAEGSPLAKASTLSLNIPLPEDTDIYMPMTSRIIQLTVLDVLATGMTLRRGVDFQPHLRKIKESLNASRYPVGDEFN; this is translated from the coding sequence GTGCGAAATTTACTGGAGCAGATCCAGAACCGCCTGGAAGACCTTAACAAGGCCGAACGCAAAGTCGCCGAAGTGATCCTGCTCAACCCACAACAGGCCACCCGCTTCAGCATCGCCGCCCTCGCCCAGGCGTCCAAGGTCAGCGAACCGACCGTCAACCGCTTCTGCCGTTCGTTCGGCGTCAGCGGCTATCCCGAACTCAAGCTGCAACTGGCCCAGAGCCTGGCCAGCGGCGCTGCGTATGTCAGTCGAGCGGTAGAGGCGGATGACAATCCTGAAGCCTACACCCAAAAAATCTTCGGCAGCGCCATCGCATCGCTGGACAGTGCCTGTCAGGCGCTGGACCCGAACCTGATCAGCCGAGCCGTCGATCTGTTGATCCAGGCTCGCCAGATCCACTTCTTCGGCCTCGGGGCTTCGGCGCCGGTCGCCCTGGATGCACAGCACAAGTTTTTCCGCTTCAACCTGGCGGTCACTGCCCATGCCGATGTGCTGATGCAACGCATGATTGCCTCGGTGGCCCATACCGGCGAATTGTTCGTGATCATTTCCTACACCGGCCGCACTCGCGAACTGGTGGAAGTGGCGCGCATTGCGCGGGAAAACGGCGCTTCGGTGCTGGGTTTGACGGCCGAGGGCTCGCCTTTGGCCAAGGCCAGTACCTTGAGCCTGAACATCCCGCTGCCGGAAGACACCGACATCTATATGCCAATGACGTCGCGGATCATTCAGTTGACCGTACTGGATGTGCTGGCGACGGGCATGACCTTGCGCCGGGGTGTGGATTTCCAGCCGCATTTGCGCAAGATCAAAGAGAGCTTGAATGCGAGCCGGTATCCGGTTGGGGATGAGTTTAATTAG
- a CDS encoding D-hexose-6-phosphate mutarotase — translation MHEHPLQRFFKSLRERPVFAWERYQVRDVLVIDHPLCQAVFSRQGAQLLHFQPKGQKPWLWCAAKWPHVGAIRGGVPVCWPWYGRHPSENAWPSHGWARLLDWKLLDSSSDDDGVRLHWQLQLCDWTVELHAHLGERMDLRLSTEHQDSLPCQLSQALHAYWRIGDVAEVALSGLDGAQGYDQLNRQVCQQEGELRVDGGCQRVFQHDGELQIKDHAWQRELCIDTGDDGDTVVWHPGSRPLLGVSWSEVCEFVCVEAASGGTDSLSLAPGERAHLSLQARVGA, via the coding sequence ATGCATGAGCATCCGCTACAACGCTTCTTCAAGTCCTTGCGCGAACGTCCGGTGTTTGCGTGGGAGCGCTATCAGGTGCGCGACGTGTTGGTGATCGATCACCCGTTGTGTCAGGCAGTGTTCAGTCGCCAGGGCGCGCAGTTGCTGCACTTTCAGCCCAAGGGCCAGAAGCCCTGGCTGTGGTGCGCGGCGAAGTGGCCGCATGTGGGGGCCATTCGCGGTGGCGTGCCGGTGTGCTGGCCTTGGTACGGCCGTCACCCGAGCGAAAATGCCTGGCCGTCCCATGGCTGGGCGCGGCTGCTCGACTGGAAATTGCTCGACAGCAGCAGCGATGACGACGGCGTGCGTTTGCACTGGCAGTTGCAGTTGTGCGACTGGACGGTAGAGCTGCACGCGCACCTGGGTGAACGGATGGATCTGCGCCTGAGCACCGAGCATCAGGACAGCCTGCCATGCCAGTTGAGCCAGGCTTTGCATGCTTATTGGCGTATTGGTGACGTTGCTGAGGTAGCGCTGTCTGGGCTCGACGGTGCGCAAGGTTATGACCAGTTGAATCGTCAGGTCTGTCAGCAGGAAGGCGAGTTGCGGGTTGACGGTGGCTGTCAGCGGGTGTTCCAGCACGACGGTGAGCTACAGATCAAGGATCACGCCTGGCAGCGCGAGTTGTGCATTGATACTGGTGACGATGGCGACACAGTGGTCTGGCATCCGGGCTCGCGGCCGTTGCTGGGGGTGAGCTGGAGTGAGGTGTGTGAGTTTGTCTGTGTCGAGGCGGCGAGCGGCGGGACCGATAGCCTGAGCCTGGCACCGGGGGAGCGGGCGCATTTGAGTTTGCAGGCGCGGGTTGGAGCTTAG
- a CDS encoding carbohydrate porin yields MKKNTNVRICQLSAVAAAITLAGSVHAADAFSQDSQWMTGDWGGERTKLIEQGIDIKADYVGEVGGNLHGGYNNDKTARYSDQFGLGVALDLQKLLGWDNTQAKVQLTNRNGENISNDRVGDPRAGTLSSSQEVYGRGHMVRLTQLWVQHQFLDNKLDIKAGYFGEGEDFNTFPCDFQNLAFCGSQVGNWATGIWYNWPVSQAALRIKYNITPELYAQIGAYNQNPSQLEHGNGFKLSGSGTKGTVLPVELVWSPKVNSLPGEYRVGYYKSTAPADDVLKDANGNDAATTGEPYRVHDSKHGYWFVAQQQLTSHNGDASRGLNVAANATFHDKDTNVVDNYQSLMFVYKGPFDARPKDDVGIGFARIHVNDDVKKNAELLNVADGATNYDDPLFSPLRSTEYNYEINYGFHVTNWLTVRPNLQYVTHPGGVDEVDNALVAGLKIQSVF; encoded by the coding sequence ATGAAAAAGAACACCAATGTGCGTATCTGCCAGTTGTCAGCTGTTGCGGCGGCAATAACCCTGGCCGGTAGCGTTCACGCGGCTGACGCGTTCAGCCAGGATTCCCAGTGGATGACGGGTGACTGGGGTGGCGAGCGGACCAAGCTGATCGAGCAAGGTATCGATATCAAGGCCGACTACGTTGGTGAAGTGGGCGGCAACCTCCACGGCGGTTACAACAACGACAAGACGGCGCGCTACAGCGACCAGTTTGGTCTGGGCGTGGCGCTGGACCTGCAAAAACTGCTCGGCTGGGATAACACCCAGGCCAAGGTCCAGCTCACCAACCGTAACGGTGAAAACATTTCCAATGACCGCGTCGGCGATCCGCGTGCCGGCACCTTGAGTTCCTCTCAAGAGGTTTATGGCCGTGGCCACATGGTTCGTCTGACCCAATTGTGGGTTCAGCACCAGTTCCTCGACAACAAACTGGACATCAAGGCCGGTTACTTCGGCGAAGGCGAAGACTTCAACACCTTCCCGTGTGACTTCCAGAACCTGGCGTTCTGCGGCTCCCAGGTGGGTAACTGGGCGACCGGCATCTGGTACAACTGGCCGGTCAGCCAGGCGGCATTGCGCATCAAGTACAACATCACGCCTGAGTTGTATGCGCAGATCGGTGCCTACAACCAGAACCCGTCGCAACTGGAGCACGGTAACGGCTTCAAACTCAGCGGCAGTGGCACCAAAGGCACCGTCCTGCCCGTCGAACTGGTCTGGTCGCCGAAGGTCAACAGCCTGCCGGGCGAATACCGTGTCGGTTACTACAAAAGTACTGCACCTGCTGATGACGTGCTTAAAGACGCCAATGGCAACGACGCTGCAACCACCGGTGAACCGTATCGCGTTCACGATAGCAAGCACGGCTACTGGTTCGTGGCGCAGCAGCAACTCACCAGCCACAACGGTGATGCTTCGCGCGGCCTGAACGTCGCGGCCAACGCCACCTTCCACGACAAGGACACCAACGTCGTCGACAACTACCAGTCGCTGATGTTTGTGTACAAGGGCCCGTTCGATGCACGTCCAAAAGACGACGTCGGTATCGGTTTCGCCCGTATCCATGTCAACGATGACGTGAAGAAAAACGCCGAGCTGCTCAACGTTGCTGATGGTGCTACCAACTACGACGACCCGCTGTTCTCGCCGCTGCGTTCCACTGAATACAACTACGAGATCAACTACGGTTTCCACGTCACCAACTGGCTGACCGTGCGTCCTAACCTGCAATACGTCACTCACCCAGGCGGTGTCGATGAAGTCGACAACGCCCTGGTGGCCGGTCTGAAAATTCAGTCGGTGTTCTAA
- a CDS encoding ABC transporter ATP-binding protein, whose translation MATLELRNVNKTYGPGLPDTLKNIELSIKDGEFLILVGPSGCGKSTLMNCIAGLETITGGAIMIGDQDVSGMSPKDRDIAMVFQSYALYPTMSVRENIAFGLKIRKMPAADIEAEVARVAKLLQIEHLLNRKPGQLSGGQQQRVAMGRALARRPKIYLFDEPLSNLDAKLRVEMRTEMKLMHQRLKTTTVYVTHDQIEAMTLGDKVAVMKDGIIQQFGTPKDIYNNPANLFVASFIGSPPMNFIPLRLQRKDGRLVALLDSGQARCELPLGMQDAGLEDREVILGMRPEQIVLAGSEANGLPTIRAEVQVTEPTGPDTLVFVNLNDTKVCCRLAPDVAPGVGETLTLQFDPSKVLLFDAQTGERLGVAGVPKTEASVGNIAQFKGR comes from the coding sequence ATGGCAACGCTCGAACTTCGCAACGTAAACAAGACCTATGGCCCAGGCCTGCCGGACACCCTCAAGAACATCGAGCTGTCGATCAAGGACGGTGAGTTCCTGATCCTTGTCGGGCCTTCGGGTTGCGGCAAGTCGACCCTGATGAATTGCATCGCCGGCCTTGAGACCATCACCGGCGGCGCGATCATGATCGGTGACCAGGACGTCAGCGGCATGAGCCCGAAAGACCGTGACATTGCCATGGTGTTTCAGTCCTATGCGCTGTACCCGACCATGAGCGTGCGCGAGAACATCGCCTTCGGCTTGAAGATCCGCAAAATGCCCGCTGCCGACATCGAAGCGGAAGTGGCGCGAGTGGCCAAGCTGTTGCAGATCGAACACTTGCTCAACCGCAAACCCGGCCAGCTCTCCGGTGGTCAACAACAGCGCGTGGCAATGGGGCGTGCCCTGGCGCGCCGGCCGAAGATCTATCTGTTCGACGAACCGCTGTCCAACCTCGACGCCAAGCTGCGGGTCGAGATGCGCACCGAAATGAAACTGATGCACCAGCGCCTCAAAACCACCACGGTCTACGTGACCCACGACCAGATCGAAGCCATGACCCTGGGTGACAAAGTGGCGGTGATGAAGGACGGCATCATCCAGCAGTTCGGTACGCCGAAAGACATCTATAACAATCCGGCTAACCTGTTCGTGGCGAGCTTCATCGGTTCGCCGCCGATGAACTTCATTCCACTGCGTCTGCAGCGCAAGGACGGGCGTTTGGTGGCGCTGCTCGACAGCGGTCAGGCGCGCTGTGAATTGCCGCTGGGCATGCAGGACGCCGGCCTTGAAGATCGCGAAGTGATCCTCGGCATGCGCCCGGAGCAGATCGTGCTGGCGGGCAGCGAGGCCAATGGCTTGCCGACTATTCGTGCTGAAGTTCAAGTCACCGAGCCGACCGGGCCGGACACGCTGGTGTTCGTCAATCTCAACGACACCAAGGTCTGCTGCCGTCTGGCGCCGGATGTCGCGCCAGGTGTTGGTGAGACCCTGACGTTGCAATTCGATCCGTCGAAGGTGTTGCTGTTTGATGCCCAGACAGGGGAGCGCCTGGGGGTTGCGGGTGTGCCAAAAACCGAAGCATCGGTAGGCAACATCGCGCAATTCAAAGGTCGCTGA
- a CDS encoding carbohydrate ABC transporter permease has protein sequence MTSFAAKPSISLSRIAIYAVLILAVFLYLIPLVVMLLTSFKTPEDINTGNLLSWPTVVTGVGWVKAWATVDGYFWNSIKITVPAVLISTAIGALNGYVLSMWRFRGSQLFFGLLLFGCFLPFQTVLLPASFTLGKMGLASTTTGLVFVHIVYGLAFTTLFFRNYYVSVPDALVKAARLDGAGFFTIFRLIILPMSTPIIMVCLIWQFTQIWNDFLFGVVFSSGDSQPITVALNNLVNTSTGAKEYNVDMAAAMIAGLPTLLVYVVAGKYFVRGLTAGAVKG, from the coding sequence ATGACTAGTTTCGCTGCCAAACCTTCCATCAGCCTGAGTCGCATCGCGATCTACGCCGTGCTGATCCTTGCCGTATTCCTGTACCTGATACCGCTGGTGGTCATGCTGTTGACCAGTTTCAAGACGCCGGAAGACATCAATACCGGCAACCTGCTGAGCTGGCCGACCGTGGTCACCGGCGTTGGCTGGGTCAAGGCCTGGGCCACGGTCGACGGGTATTTCTGGAACTCGATCAAGATCACCGTCCCGGCGGTGCTGATCTCCACCGCGATCGGTGCACTGAACGGCTATGTGCTGTCAATGTGGCGCTTCCGTGGGTCGCAACTATTCTTCGGCTTGCTGTTGTTCGGCTGCTTCCTGCCGTTCCAGACCGTCCTGCTGCCGGCCTCGTTCACACTTGGCAAGATGGGCCTGGCCAGTACCACTACCGGCCTGGTGTTTGTGCACATCGTCTACGGACTGGCATTCACCACGCTGTTTTTCCGCAACTACTACGTCAGTGTTCCCGATGCGCTGGTCAAGGCGGCGCGGCTCGATGGCGCGGGTTTCTTCACGATCTTCCGCCTGATCATCCTGCCGATGTCCACCCCGATCATCATGGTCTGCCTGATCTGGCAGTTCACCCAGATCTGGAACGACTTCCTCTTCGGCGTGGTGTTCTCCAGCGGTGACTCGCAACCGATCACGGTGGCGCTGAACAACCTGGTCAACACCAGTACCGGGGCCAAGGAATATAACGTTGATATGGCGGCGGCGATGATCGCCGGGCTGCCGACCCTGCTGGTCTATGTGGTCGCAGGCAAGTATTTCGTGCGCGGGCTGACGGCCGGCGCAGTCAAGGGGTAA
- a CDS encoding carbohydrate ABC transporter permease, with translation MSSVAVFSKASPFDALQRWLPKLVLAPSMFIVLVGFYGYILWTFVLSFTTSTFLPTYKWAGLAQYQRLFDNDRWWVASKNLAVFGGMFIGITLVIGVLLAVFLDQRIRREGFIRTIYLYPMALSMIVTGTAWKWLLNPGMGLDKLLRDWGWEGFRLDWLIDPDRVVYCLVIAAVWQASGFIMAMFLAGLRGVDQSIIRAAQIDGASMPRIYLKVVLPSLRPVFFSAVMILAHIAIKSFDLVAAMTAGGPGYSSDLPAMFMYSFTFSRGQMGMGSASAILMLGAILAIIVPYLYSELRTKRHD, from the coding sequence ATGAGTTCTGTTGCTGTGTTCAGCAAGGCCTCGCCGTTCGATGCACTGCAGCGCTGGCTCCCCAAACTGGTGCTGGCGCCCAGCATGTTCATCGTTCTGGTGGGCTTTTATGGCTATATCCTGTGGACATTCGTCCTCTCGTTCACCACGTCGACCTTCCTGCCCACTTACAAATGGGCGGGCCTGGCGCAGTACCAGCGGCTGTTCGACAACGACCGTTGGTGGGTGGCGAGCAAGAATCTGGCGGTGTTCGGCGGCATGTTCATCGGTATCACCCTGGTAATCGGAGTGCTGCTGGCGGTGTTTCTTGACCAGCGCATTCGTCGCGAAGGTTTCATTCGCACCATTTACCTGTACCCGATGGCGCTCTCGATGATCGTCACCGGTACCGCCTGGAAGTGGCTGCTCAACCCGGGCATGGGCCTGGACAAATTGCTGCGTGACTGGGGCTGGGAAGGCTTTCGCCTGGACTGGCTGATCGACCCGGATCGCGTGGTGTATTGCCTGGTGATCGCTGCGGTATGGCAAGCCTCGGGCTTTATCATGGCGATGTTCCTCGCCGGCCTGCGTGGGGTTGATCAATCGATCATCCGTGCCGCCCAGATCGATGGCGCGAGCATGCCGCGCATTTACCTCAAAGTGGTATTGCCGAGCCTGCGCCCGGTGTTCTTCAGTGCGGTGATGATCCTGGCCCACATCGCCATCAAGAGTTTTGACCTGGTGGCGGCAATGACCGCCGGTGGCCCGGGTTATTCCTCCGACCTGCCTGCGATGTTCATGTATTCCTTTACCTTCAGTCGCGGCCAGATGGGCATGGGCTCGGCCAGTGCGATTCTGATGCTCGGTGCGATTCTCGCAATCATCGTGCCTTACCTGTACTCCGAGCTGAGGACCAAGCGTCATGACTAG
- a CDS encoding ABC transporter substrate-binding protein — MNAISRLATVISLASLLPLSAFPLSTLAADSKGSVEVVHWWTSGGEKAAVDVLKAQVEKDGFTWKDGAVAGGGGATAMTVLKSRAVAGNPPGVAQIKGPDIQEWASTGLLDTDVLKDTAKSEKWDSLLDKKVSDTVKYNGDYVAVPVNIHRVNWLWINPEVFKKAGIEKPPTTLEEFYAAGDKLKAAGFIALAHGGQPWQDSTVFEAVVLSVMGVDGYKKALVDLDNDALTGPGMVKALTELKKVATYMDVDGKGQDWNLEAAKVINGKAGMQIMGDWAKSEWTAAKKVAGKDYECVAFPGTDKAFTYNIDSLAVFKQKNAGTAAAQQDIAKIVLGENFQKVFSINKGSIPVRNDMLHEMDKLGFDECAQKAAKDFLEDAKTGGLQPSMAHNMATTLAVQGAFFDVVTNYINDPKADPADAARKLGAAVKSAK, encoded by the coding sequence ATGAATGCGATTTCTCGCCTCGCTACTGTCATTTCTCTTGCCTCATTGCTTCCCCTCAGTGCATTTCCCCTCAGTACGCTTGCCGCCGACTCCAAAGGTTCGGTGGAAGTTGTTCACTGGTGGACGTCCGGTGGCGAAAAAGCCGCGGTCGATGTACTGAAGGCCCAAGTCGAAAAAGACGGCTTCACCTGGAAAGATGGCGCAGTCGCCGGCGGTGGCGGTGCCACGGCCATGACCGTTCTCAAAAGCCGCGCCGTAGCCGGTAATCCGCCAGGCGTTGCGCAGATCAAGGGGCCGGACATCCAGGAATGGGCGTCTACCGGCCTGCTCGACACCGACGTCCTGAAAGACACCGCCAAATCAGAGAAGTGGGACAGCCTGCTCGACAAGAAAGTCTCTGATACCGTGAAGTACAACGGTGACTACGTGGCCGTGCCGGTGAACATCCACCGCGTCAACTGGCTGTGGATCAACCCGGAAGTCTTCAAGAAAGCCGGCATCGAAAAACCACCTACTACCCTTGAAGAGTTCTACGCGGCCGGCGACAAGCTCAAGGCTGCGGGCTTCATTGCGCTTGCCCATGGCGGCCAGCCTTGGCAGGACAGCACCGTGTTCGAAGCGGTGGTGCTGTCGGTCATGGGCGTTGATGGCTACAAGAAAGCCCTGGTGGACCTGGACAACGACGCACTGACCGGCCCTGGCATGGTCAAGGCGCTGACCGAGCTGAAGAAAGTCGCGACCTACATGGACGTCGACGGCAAAGGCCAGGACTGGAACCTGGAAGCGGCCAAGGTCATCAACGGCAAGGCCGGCATGCAGATCATGGGTGACTGGGCCAAGAGCGAGTGGACAGCCGCCAAGAAAGTCGCTGGCAAGGACTACGAGTGCGTAGCGTTCCCGGGCACTGACAAGGCGTTCACCTACAACATCGACTCCCTGGCCGTGTTCAAGCAGAAGAACGCGGGCACTGCTGCCGCGCAGCAGGACATTGCCAAAATCGTGCTGGGTGAGAACTTCCAGAAAGTCTTCAGCATCAACAAAGGCTCGATCCCGGTTCGCAACGACATGCTCCACGAAATGGACAAGCTCGGCTTCGACGAGTGTGCCCAGAAGGCGGCCAAGGACTTCCTGGAAGATGCCAAGACCGGCGGCCTGCAACCAAGCATGGCGCACAACATGGCGACCACGCTGGCCGTACAGGGCGCGTTCTTTGATGTCGTGACCAACTACATCAACGATCCAAAAGCTGATCCTGCCGATGCCGCCAGGAAACTCGGCGCAGCGGTCAAGTCTGCCAAGTAA
- a CDS encoding AGE family epimerase/isomerase: protein MDSFQPAFSSWLKAPAHQQWLAAEGQRLLAFAKASRLPEGFGNLDEKGRLPANAHAETMNTARMTHSFAMAHIQGLPGFAELVDHGVKALSGPLRDARHGGWFAVAHHRDNNTGKAAYLHAFVALAASSAVVAQRPGAEALLDDAINIIDTHFWSEEEGAMRESFSRDWAQEEAYRGANSNMHATEAFLALADVTDDNRWLVRAQRIVERLIHGHAAANGYLVIEHFDRDWQPLREYNHDNPADGFRPYGTTPGHGFEWARLVLHLEAARVRAGMLTPGWLATDAQKLFEHNCRHGWDVDGLPGIVYTLDWDNRAVVRHRLHWTHCEASAAASALLQRTGEEQYEHWYRLLWDFCDSHFIDRCDGSWHHELDPQNRPSADIWAGKPDLYHAWQAVLIPRLPLAPSMATALAQLSRSVSQSGSM, encoded by the coding sequence ATGGACTCCTTCCAACCCGCCTTCAGCAGTTGGCTGAAAGCCCCTGCCCACCAGCAATGGCTCGCCGCCGAAGGCCAGCGCCTGCTGGCATTCGCCAAGGCTTCCAGGCTCCCCGAAGGCTTCGGCAACCTCGACGAAAAAGGCCGCCTGCCTGCCAATGCCCATGCCGAAACCATGAACACCGCGCGCATGACCCACAGCTTCGCCATGGCCCATATTCAGGGCCTGCCCGGGTTTGCCGAACTGGTGGATCACGGCGTCAAAGCCCTCAGTGGCCCATTGCGCGACGCCAGGCATGGGGGCTGGTTCGCCGTTGCCCATCATCGCGATAACAACACCGGCAAAGCCGCTTACCTGCATGCCTTTGTTGCCTTGGCCGCCAGTTCCGCCGTGGTTGCCCAGCGTCCTGGCGCCGAAGCCTTGCTTGATGACGCAATCAACATCATCGACACCCATTTCTGGAGCGAGGAGGAGGGCGCCATGCGCGAATCCTTCAGCCGCGACTGGGCGCAAGAAGAGGCCTATCGTGGCGCCAACAGCAACATGCACGCCACCGAAGCATTTCTGGCCCTGGCCGATGTCACCGACGACAACCGTTGGCTGGTCCGTGCGCAACGCATTGTCGAGCGGCTTATCCATGGTCATGCCGCCGCCAACGGCTATCTGGTAATCGAGCATTTCGACCGCGACTGGCAGCCCCTGCGTGAATACAACCACGATAACCCGGCCGACGGCTTCCGCCCCTACGGCACCACGCCTGGTCACGGCTTCGAGTGGGCGCGGCTGGTGCTGCACCTGGAAGCGGCGCGAGTGCGCGCGGGCATGCTCACGCCGGGCTGGCTGGCCACTGATGCGCAGAAACTTTTCGAGCACAACTGTCGTCATGGCTGGGACGTCGACGGCTTGCCGGGCATCGTCTACACCCTCGACTGGGACAACCGCGCCGTGGTCCGCCATCGTCTGCACTGGACCCATTGCGAAGCCAGCGCCGCTGCCAGTGCGCTGCTACAACGTACCGGCGAGGAGCAATATGAACACTGGTATCGATTGTTGTGGGACTTCTGTGACAGTCATTTCATCGACCGTTGTGACGGCAGCTGGCATCACGAACTCGACCCGCAAAACCGCCCGAGCGCCGATATCTGGGCCGGCAAGCCGGACCTGTATCACGCCTGGCAAGCAGTGCTGATTCCGCGCCTGCCGTTGGCGCCGAGCATGGCTACTGCTCTGGCGCAATTGTCCCGCAGCGTGTCCCAGAGCGGTTCCATGTAA
- a CDS encoding ATP-binding protein — MVTDGLRKLAGRVPVPHSLLGRMLLLTLLVVLAAQALSSVIWVSQLRATQLEGLVTSARSLAHSMTASVSYLRSLPVAFRPLVLDQLRSMGGTRFVVTLNDKPLGMEVLPITPRKQAVLNAVDQVLRESLGQDVDISVTFVSPEDLRIFNSGLKLDELPRSWAHYALTLEPVNPPVLVTQIQMAPGEWLYIASLLPEPYTSLEEQGLPAQQVWFIVLTSGFLLLFIGLLVHWQSRPLKRLARAARDMSLGADVEPVAEGGGSEVIEVGRAFNAMRERISRYLTERSQLFSAISHDLRTPITRLRLRVELLEDEKLQAKFGRDLDELELLVKGALQCVKDTDIHENIEPVDLNHVLDCLVEPYLAPNGNGRVTQDGRALAAYPGKPLALKRCIGNLIDNALKYGQNAHLHIDDDDSAFVLHVDDEGPGVPEQRLEQVFEPHFRLAGQQQGYGLGLGIARNIAHSHGGEVTLQNLREGGLRVTLQLPRSVD; from the coding sequence ATGGTCACTGACGGCCTGCGAAAACTTGCGGGCCGGGTGCCGGTGCCGCATTCGTTGCTGGGCCGGATGTTGCTGCTGACCTTGCTGGTGGTGTTGGCGGCCCAGGCGCTTTCCAGTGTGATCTGGGTCTCGCAACTGCGCGCCACCCAGCTCGAAGGGCTGGTGACCAGCGCCCGCAGCCTGGCGCATTCGATGACCGCCAGCGTTAGCTATTTGCGCTCGCTGCCGGTGGCGTTCCGCCCATTGGTGCTCGACCAGTTGCGCAGCATGGGCGGCACCCGGTTCGTGGTGACGCTCAATGACAAACCGCTGGGCATGGAAGTGCTGCCGATCACCCCGCGCAAGCAAGCCGTGCTCAATGCAGTCGATCAGGTACTGCGTGAGTCGCTGGGCCAGGACGTCGACATCTCGGTGACTTTTGTCAGCCCCGAAGACCTGCGCATTTTCAACAGCGGGCTGAAACTCGATGAATTGCCGCGTTCCTGGGCGCACTACGCGTTGACCCTGGAGCCGGTGAACCCACCGGTGCTGGTCACGCAGATCCAGATGGCACCGGGCGAATGGCTGTACATCGCCTCGCTGTTGCCCGAGCCCTACACCAGCCTGGAAGAGCAGGGGCTGCCGGCGCAGCAGGTGTGGTTTATCGTCCTCACCAGCGGCTTCTTGCTGTTGTTCATCGGCTTGCTGGTGCACTGGCAGAGCCGGCCGCTCAAGCGCCTGGCCCGTGCGGCGCGGGACATGTCCCTGGGCGCCGATGTCGAGCCGGTGGCCGAGGGCGGCGGCAGTGAAGTGATCGAGGTCGGCCGTGCCTTCAATGCCATGCGTGAGCGCATCAGCCGATACCTGACCGAACGCAGCCAGTTGTTCAGTGCTATTTCCCATGACTTGCGTACGCCGATCACCCGCTTGCGGCTGCGGGTCGAACTGCTCGAAGACGAGAAGCTGCAAGCCAAGTTCGGGCGCGACCTGGACGAGTTGGAGCTGCTGGTCAAAGGCGCACTGCAATGTGTGAAAGACACCGACATCCACGAAAATATCGAGCCGGTGGACCTCAATCATGTGCTTGATTGCCTGGTCGAGCCGTACCTGGCACCCAATGGCAATGGCCGCGTCACCCAGGATGGCCGTGCACTGGCGGCGTATCCGGGTAAACCACTGGCGCTTAAACGCTGCATCGGCAACCTGATCGACAACGCCTTGAAGTACGGGCAGAACGCGCATTTGCACATCGACGACGATGACAGCGCGTTTGTCCTGCATGTCGATGACGAAGGACCGGGCGTGCCCGAGCAGCGGCTGGAGCAGGTGTTCGAACCGCATTTTCGACTGGCTGGACAGCAGCAGGGGTATGGGCTGGGGCTGGGGATTGCACGCAACATTGCCCACAGCCATGGCGGTGAAGTGACGCTGCAGAATTTGCGCGAGGGCGGGTTGAGGGTGACGTTGCAGTTGCCGCGCAGTGTTGACTAG
- a CDS encoding response regulator, translating into MSSVNKSILLVDDDQEIRELLDTYLTRAGFQVRTTPDGAGFRQAMNDAPSDLVILDVMLPDEDGFSLCRWIRQHPRQAQVPIIMLTASSDEADRVIGLELGADDYLGKPFSPRELQARIKALLRRAQFGQERSGPEVLVFDDWRLDMVSHRLFHIDGEEVILSGADFALLKLFLDHPQEILDRDTIGNATRGRDLMPLDRIVDMAVSRLRQRLRDTEKPPRLIRTVRGSGYQLAANVVASNGH; encoded by the coding sequence GTGAGCTCAGTCAACAAGTCGATTTTGTTGGTCGATGACGATCAAGAGATACGCGAGTTGCTGGACACCTACCTGACCCGTGCAGGTTTTCAGGTGCGCACCACGCCCGATGGCGCAGGCTTTCGCCAAGCCATGAACGATGCGCCGAGCGATCTGGTGATTCTCGATGTGATGCTGCCGGATGAAGACGGTTTCAGTCTCTGTCGCTGGATTCGCCAGCACCCGCGTCAGGCGCAGGTGCCGATCATCATGCTCACCGCCAGTTCCGACGAGGCCGACCGGGTCATCGGCCTGGAACTCGGTGCCGACGATTATCTTGGCAAACCCTTCAGCCCACGAGAATTGCAGGCCCGGATCAAGGCGCTGTTGCGTCGTGCGCAGTTTGGTCAGGAGCGATCCGGCCCGGAAGTGCTGGTTTTCGACGACTGGCGGCTGGACATGGTCAGTCATCGCCTGTTTCACATTGATGGCGAAGAAGTGATCTTGTCCGGCGCCGATTTCGCCCTGCTGAAACTGTTCCTCGATCACCCCCAGGAAATTCTCGACCGCGACACCATCGGCAACGCCACCCGTGGCCGCGACCTGATGCCGCTGGATCGCATCGTCGACATGGCGGTCAGCCGCCTGCGTCAACGTCTGCGCGACACCGAAAAGCCGCCGCGACTGATCCGTACCGTGCGCGGCAGTGGCTACCAACTGGCAGCCAATGTGGTTGCCAGCAATGGTCACTGA